The stretch of DNA gtattaaaatatattttgtcctcatcaatctacacacaatacctcaatgacaaagcgaaaaacattatttttttaatgtttagcaaatttataaatttaaataaaacgtctgcagcattgaaggactgcaagaacacagtggcctccattcttaaatggaagaagtttggaaccaccaagactctaccagagctggccgcccggccaaactgagcaatcgggggagaagggccttggtcagggaggtgaccaagaacccgctggtcactctgacagagctccagagttcctctgtggagatgggagaaccttccagaagcacaaccatctctgcagcactccaccaatcaggcctttatggtagagtggccagacggaagccactcctaagtaaaaggcacaaacccagcccgcttggagtttgccaaaaggcacctgaaggactgtcagaccatgacaaacaagattctctgctctgatgaaaccaagattgaactctttggcctgaatgccaagcgtcacacctggaggaaaccttgcaccatacctactatgaagcatggaggtggcagcaggggatgtttttcagcgacagggactgggagacttttCAGAATagggggaaagatgaaaggagcaaatacagagatccttgatgaaaacctgctacagagcactcaggacctcagactggaaggttcaccttccaacacagctatgaccctaagcacacagccaagccaatgcaggagtagcttcgggacaagtctctgaatgtccttgagtggcccagccagagcccggacttgaacatctctggagagacctgaaaatagctgtgcagcgatgctccccatcacacctgcttgagaggatctgcagagaagaatgggagaaactccccaggtgtgccaagcttgtagcgtcatacccaagaggactcgaggctgtaatcgctgccaaaggtgcttcaacaaagtacagagtaaagggtctgaatactttattttataaatttgcaaaaatgtcaactattttttgctttgtcattatggggcattttgGGTAGATTGATGattgaaaaaacaacaatttaataaatttttgaataaggttgtaacttatcaaaatgtggagaaagtcaatgggtctgaataatttgaatgcactgtagatacatgggctccgatacaGGAACaatacgttttagtttgaaacgattcagtgcattttgatttgattcgagAAAGAAACGATTCAGTTCGATACGATTCCACGCACTACCATTTGTTGCatgaacacattcattttccattctaagTTCAAATTTGCTGCCGATGGAGATCATGACCTGggcctctgagctggatctgtctgagctgacttctgtgtgtctgtgcgcatgtgtgtgtgtaaatgatatATGTGTATGTACTATATAGGCACCTGAcctgagccataagggagacacggcatctaccaccccacttcCATTATCAGATTGGGGGGAAAtgtagcatatgtttttttggttctgaaatcaccatcactcactaattaacttgtcatttttgcagattacgtttttgagctagtaatgtatcaatatttatcgTTTACAAATTAGCTATGACACAGGCAATGAATATATAGCAaaactttggatttcacccccaTCTTAAAATTGAATGGTTTTGACCGTTTGGAAGTTTAAGTGAGCTTCTTTTCTCTACCCAATTTGGCCATGCAGTGCGCCTCGCAAAGTGATTGCTGTCCTCGTTATGAAATGATCAACTTTACCCTATATATATCTAAAAatgaccatacacacacacaaacaaacacgctgatggtgaacctgaacaatccaaataaaatatattgctAAGGCCCGTTCAACAGGTGAGAGTTGTCTCCAGTAGTTTACTTTAATTCcagtaaaaacacattttcaacaaTGCATAGATAACAATAACCTATCAAATTACAGAGGTTGTCACGCAACTAACAAACCCTAATGTCGCGCAAGTCATTTTAGCATTTGAACACTGAAGGTGCCATACAGATCAGGAACAGGCCACCTACCTCACGCTGGTCAGCACACGAAGCTGGGCACAGTGCACAGTTTGACTAGGCTGCTGATATTCCCCTGAGGTGGTTCGGCACGCAAAATGACTTGACTGTCAACACAATTACATGCTTAgttcgacactgaaggagagggcgcatcagttgtcacaaaagatgaGGTATTTTCAGAAGGTGGAAAGCAATATGAGCAACAAAACGACGATTCGTACCGTTTCAATCGATTTTCTGAACGATGTTTGCAAAGTTTGGATCGGTTTAGGGTCCGCGGCCGACGCAGTCATATCGCAAACACTTGAATCGGAGACCGATGCGTATCGGTGAATCGTTGCATCCCTCGGAAACAGGAATGTGTAGGCTACAATGTTTTGATAGAAGGCACCTACTTGGAGCGGTGTGAAGGAGGCAGGTGTTGAGATAGTCCAGTGTGAAGTAGATATCCACATCACAGAAGAACATCAATACGTCACCCTTCTTCCAGGCGCGGGCTCCGATGTCCAGACCCCTGCCCCTGGAAAACTCCTCGTCCACTGGGATGAGGGTGTAGTTGGAAAAACTCTCCTCCCTACAAACCAACAATGTAATTTCAGTTGTCTGTTGTTTGAGCACGAAACGTCTAGAAACATATAGACAAGTGACAAGATGTCCAGCAGTAAAATCCTKTCAAAAGCACATCATAAATCCTTTCATCCATATTAAAAGAAAACAAACCTGGACATTCTTTCCAAATAAGACTTCACCTCTCGTAAGCCCTCTTGTCCAAAGTAGACCACCGTAAGATGCACTCCCCTATCATGTTTTATGCAAACTTCCCTGCgatcacaaaaaaacaacaacaaaaaaatcacacaaTCTTTACAAATAGTAGGCATAGGCTGCATATTGCCATTTTCACATGACTCACCATCACTGACCTGAAGTTGTGTAGGAACTGTGAGAATGCCTCTGTTCTGCCCGCCAGTGGCACAATGATATTGATGACGACTCCGGATGTTTCTACGGACGTGCTCCTGACTTTCATTAAAGGACCGAATGGACGGAAAAGAGTAACGTGGCGGAAAATGTCGGAGTCCTCTTTTGCAAAGAAGAGCTCGTAGAGCGTGCCTTTGTCCCGTTCTGTTCTGTACAGCCCTGCCCACATAAGGGTAAACATCACAGTTTTGTCAAACACAGGGAACAAATATTGTTKAACTTTAAAAGGCAAGATTACATCATTTTTTGCATCCATGAAACAAGCAGATAGTGATCTGTATTAGGGGTTCCCATGCTGGCCCTCAGCCACTCCAGATATTTGGCAGCACTAGCACATGCAATCGGTCAACTTATCATCAGGAtcaggttgagaaccactgttaTACATTACCCCAGTATAACTCTCTTACCCTCAGTAAAGTGGCTCTCAGTGTACATCTGCCTCTGCATGGGCACATCATCCTCCTGGCCATCCTCCTCGTCTGGGTTGTTTATGACGTCCAGGGCCGCCTCAATGACCTCCACCAGCTCGTCCCTGCGGTCCTTCCGCACAGGCTTCTCCTCTGGGTGCCTGGTCAACCCCATTTCCAGCTGATACACCTTACCGGAGTTGAAGCTCTCGAAGGGGACCAGGGCGTACTCGCTGGGCAGCCGTGCCCCCGTGTTCACCTCGGCTTTGTCGATCTGGGAGTGGAGGAACTCGAGGAGATCCCCAGGCACCTGGTCCTTGGTCTCAGCCAGTCCCTGGACCCCGAGgccttccttcctgtcctgcaggacCTTGAGCTTCTCACTCATCTGCTGGAGCTCCTGCTTGAGCTGGGCGATCTGCCGCTTGAGGCTGGCGGCACGGCTGAGGTGGTGCTCCTCCTGCTCTTGCAGCAGGGCCTGGTAGTACTCCTTCCCATAGGACTCCCCTCCCAAGCCAGGCAGGACCAGGCTGACGTCAGCTGGGGGAGTGCACTCCAGCAAGTAAGCAAAAAGGAAMAGGACCAGCAGCAGGACGAGCCCCAGGAACAGCCAGCGCATCCGTCCCTGCAGCGGAAAGCTTCGCCTGGGCATCACGCTCGCATCCGGTACTATGGGCGACGACTCCGCATTCCCTTTCACGTCAGGTAAATCTACCTCAAGCTGGACTGAATTAGGTCCAATGCATATTCTAGGAATGTTAAAAAGTCCCCTCTAATGAACaagttagattaacaacaagGTGGACGTTTGTTCCGAGCGCTGCTATAAAAAGCGACTTTGTTCATTCATGTCACARTATTCAGATAAAGTCAGGAACACCTCTGGTGCATCTTGTTTGATGAACGCAATGTGACTGTTATCTTGCAGGTGTTACATT from Salvelinus sp. IW2-2015 linkage group LG25, ASM291031v2, whole genome shotgun sequence encodes:
- the csgalnact2 gene encoding chondroitin sulfate N-acetylgalactosaminyltransferase 2 — protein: MPRRSFPLQGRMRWLFLGLVLLLVLFLFAYLLECTPPADVSLVLPGLGGESYGKEYYQALLQEQEEHHLSRAASLKRQIAQLKQELQQMSEKLKVLQDRKEGLGVQGLAETKDQVPGDLLEFLHSQIDKAEVNTGARLPSEYALVPFESFNSGKVYQLEMGLTRHPEEKPVRKDRRDELVEVIEAALDVINNPDEEDGQEDDVPMQRQMYTESHFTEGLYRTERDKGTLYELFFAKEDSDIFRHVTLFRPFGPLMKVRSTSVETSGVVINIIVPLAGRTEAFSQFLHNFREVCIKHDRGVHLTVVYFGQEGLREVKSYLERMSREESFSNYTLIPVDEEFSRGRGLDIGARAWKKGDVLMFFCDVDIYFTLDYLNTCLLHTAPNKRVFYPVVFSLYNPAIVYGNLELVPPIESQLIHKKDAGFWRDFGFGMTCQYRSDFLNIGGFDLEVKGWGVEDVHLYRKYLRSDLIVTRTPVSGLFHLWHEKQCADELTPEQYRMCIQSKAMNEASHSHLGMLVFREEIENHLRKQAYKTQGNTED